The Novipirellula artificiosorum genome includes a window with the following:
- a CDS encoding glycoside hydrolase family 2 TIM barrel-domain containing protein — MKRITTVLFLVLAVAVHATAADSRQTFRTSFNDGWKFHKGDVAGAETPEFDDSQWRSLDLPHDWAIEGPFDVKYNARCGGLPFHGTGWYRKSFEVPAEASGKAISVTFDGAMYDAHVWVNGHFVGHRPYGYIEFQYDISNLLNYNGSNAIAVKLAPEDLSTRWYPGAGIYRNVWLDIRDPVHVAQWGTFVTTPKVKDRTATVSIETTLEGDLTEKSIQLKYEVFDPMGKSVSSSTIPGQIKTATKLSVSNPLLWTLESPQLYVLKTTVLGAGRTLDVVQTRFGIRTLEFSKTEGFSLNGNPTRIQGVCLHHDNGPLGAAIHRRAIERKLQIMKQMGVNSVRTSHNPPSNELLDLCDELGILVQVEAFDVWLKAKVPNGYNKFFEEWGERDIKDMVRRDRNHPSVFMWSIGNEILEQGNKEDGNRIAKQLNGYVKSLDTTRPTTCGFNYFPGPYQSGMAGQIDIAGMNYKPLAYGDPVDEFLPNNPVVASETSSCTSSRGVYHLPIEKYQTHPSKQVTSYDLIGPPWAYPPDVEFDALETHPEILGEYVWTGFDYLGEPTPYGGKDNSTNGYWNADWPSRSSYFGAVDLCGFPKDRFYLYQSQWTQEPMVHVLPHWNWQNSSHKTIPIVAYTNCEEVELLVNGKSMGRKVKGKDLTKIPVKFNRYDKDHFMSKYRLSWEVPYSPGSLRVVGYRNGKPVAEKEIRTAGEPAQVKLVADRRELIADQSDLSYVTVRIEDREGNLCPLASNLVRFSVDGAGTIAAVGNGNAATTAPFIADEREAFNGLCMLIVKAGKQTGGITIRAESEGLRSDSASLDVKRP; from the coding sequence ATGAAGCGCATCACGACGGTGCTTTTCCTGGTGCTGGCGGTTGCCGTTCACGCGACGGCGGCCGATTCACGGCAGACTTTCCGAACGTCCTTCAACGACGGTTGGAAGTTTCATAAGGGCGATGTTGCTGGAGCCGAGACGCCTGAGTTTGACGACTCGCAATGGCGTTCCCTGGATTTACCGCACGATTGGGCCATCGAAGGTCCCTTTGATGTGAAGTACAATGCGCGTTGCGGCGGGCTGCCCTTTCATGGAACCGGCTGGTATCGAAAATCGTTCGAAGTTCCCGCCGAAGCGTCGGGCAAGGCGATTTCGGTGACCTTTGACGGCGCGATGTACGATGCGCACGTCTGGGTCAACGGACACTTTGTGGGTCATCGTCCTTATGGTTACATCGAGTTTCAATACGATATCAGCAACTTGCTGAACTATAACGGCTCCAACGCGATTGCGGTCAAGCTCGCCCCAGAGGACCTTTCGACGCGTTGGTATCCCGGTGCCGGGATCTACCGAAATGTCTGGCTCGATATCCGTGACCCCGTCCACGTCGCGCAGTGGGGGACCTTCGTCACCACGCCAAAGGTCAAGGATCGTACGGCGACGGTATCGATTGAGACAACGCTTGAGGGGGATCTCACGGAGAAGAGCATTCAGTTGAAGTATGAGGTTTTTGACCCGATGGGAAAGTCGGTGAGCTCGTCGACGATTCCTGGCCAGATCAAGACGGCGACGAAGTTGAGTGTTTCGAATCCGCTGCTTTGGACTCTCGAATCACCTCAGCTCTATGTTTTGAAGACTACGGTGTTGGGTGCAGGCAGAACGCTGGATGTCGTTCAAACTCGGTTCGGCATTCGGACACTGGAGTTCTCAAAAACCGAAGGTTTCTCCTTGAACGGCAATCCTACTCGCATTCAAGGCGTGTGTTTGCACCACGACAACGGGCCGCTCGGGGCCGCGATCCATCGCCGCGCCATCGAACGCAAACTACAAATCATGAAACAGATGGGCGTCAACTCGGTGCGCACCAGCCATAACCCACCATCGAATGAACTGCTTGACCTATGTGACGAGTTGGGCATCCTGGTACAGGTGGAAGCCTTTGATGTCTGGTTAAAAGCCAAGGTGCCGAATGGCTACAACAAGTTTTTTGAGGAGTGGGGCGAGCGCGACATCAAGGATATGGTTCGACGCGATCGCAACCACCCCTCCGTCTTCATGTGGAGCATTGGAAACGAGATTCTTGAGCAAGGAAATAAGGAGGATGGAAATCGGATTGCCAAACAGTTGAATGGTTATGTGAAGTCGCTTGACACCACGCGACCGACAACCTGTGGTTTCAATTACTTCCCTGGACCGTATCAAAGCGGGATGGCCGGGCAAATTGATATTGCCGGCATGAATTACAAGCCGCTCGCCTATGGCGATCCTGTTGACGAGTTTCTTCCGAACAACCCCGTTGTCGCTTCGGAGACTTCTTCCTGTACGAGCAGCCGTGGCGTCTATCATCTGCCGATTGAAAAATATCAAACTCACCCATCGAAACAGGTCACCAGCTACGATCTGATCGGTCCGCCTTGGGCCTATCCGCCCGATGTTGAATTTGATGCGTTGGAAACGCACCCAGAGATTCTTGGCGAATATGTCTGGACTGGGTTTGATTACCTGGGTGAGCCGACTCCCTACGGAGGCAAGGACAACAGCACGAACGGTTATTGGAATGCGGATTGGCCATCGCGCAGTTCGTACTTTGGTGCCGTCGACTTGTGTGGCTTCCCCAAAGATCGTTTCTACCTGTACCAGAGCCAATGGACTCAGGAGCCCATGGTCCATGTCTTGCCTCATTGGAATTGGCAGAACAGTTCCCACAAAACAATCCCCATTGTCGCTTACACCAATTGCGAGGAAGTCGAACTGCTGGTGAACGGAAAGTCGATGGGCCGCAAGGTCAAAGGTAAAGATTTGACGAAGATCCCTGTCAAGTTCAACCGTTACGACAAGGATCATTTCATGTCGAAATACCGTTTGTCGTGGGAGGTGCCCTATTCACCCGGCTCGCTTCGCGTTGTGGGCTACCGTAATGGCAAGCCGGTCGCGGAGAAGGAGATTCGGACCGCTGGCGAGCCGGCACAAGTGAAGTTGGTCGCGGATAGGAGAGAGCTGATTGCCGATCAAAGCGATTTGTCTTATGTCACCGTCCGTATCGAAGATCGCGAGGGCAACCTTTGTCCGCTGGCTTCTAACTTAGTTCGGTTCTCGGTTGACGGCGCAGGAACGATTGCAGCGGTGGGAAATGGAAATGCCGCGACGACCGCACCCTTCATCGCCGACGAGCGAGAAGCTTTCAACGGTCTGTGCATGCTGATTGTCAAAGCGGGAAAGCAGACCGGCGGGATTACGATCAGAGCAGAATCCGAGGGGTTGCGCAGCGATAGCGCTTCGCTGGACGTCAAGCGTCCGTAA
- a CDS encoding right-handed parallel beta-helix repeat-containing protein, with product MLQEHLEERALLASWSGTLTSDTTWTNGEVHQITDDLQVAADVTLTIAPGAIVKFRHANVELFVDGTLHAEGTPTAPIVFTSIHDDVGEDTNANGNETAPAAGNWARIVVNGSAVISNTDVRYGGYYYGAMVLGKNGDLTLSSSSLSHSAFDALRLEGTDATLVNNSFTANADAAISMDLNSNPTMNGVALTANGINGLQVDAGVLKRSLAWDDPDIVYWLDDDISVPVGMSLEIGAGQIVKPSNANAELHVNGRLAINGTEAAPVVFTSFADDSRGGDTNGDGDTSVPAPGNWARIQVLDESAGNTVNYFEAHYGGYYYGHALRAVQTGLMISNSTFTRSQHDAVRLEGTDATLTNNAFTTNADAAMSMDLNSNPTINGVALTVNGINGLQVDAGVLKRSLAWDDPDIVYWLDDDISVPVGMSLEIGAGQIVKPSNANAELHVNGSLAINGTEAAPVVFTSFADDTRGGDTNGDGDTSAPAPGNWARIQMLDESAGNTLNYFEAHYGGYYYGHTLRAAATDLAISNSTFTTSQSGAVRLEATDAILNSNAFLDNGDAAVSMDLSSNPDIDGVTLSGNRINGLQVNGGSLTKDLVWDDPDIVYWLDNDIFVPVGMSLEIGAGQIVKPSNANVELHVNGSLAINGTEAAPVVFTSFADDSRGGDTNGDGDASAPAPGNWARIDIRSGSGDHVIDNAVFEYGGYYYGGMLTIDNASVEVSRSWLSHSASDAVRSSGGASAELTNNVLVNNTNRGILATSQSHIKAINNTLDGNSYGAVSSETGSSIELFNNVITYHRVCGVAVDSGAGVVMAYNNIYNPASTNVIGAEDPIDVNGNLSRDPLFFSRGRTGDYRPFAGSPLIDAGLSTGNAFGVTPPATDHSGNPRYDDPGIEPNVGEGLVKYYDIGAFERQMVSDPEADLQIQLMAAPSNVMSGEEVTLTWKVSNLGPNTVTHSWIDSIDLIGTPTGQPARRVLEVVHADGLGVGQSYTKQATIMVPGFWSGDYIWRVSTDARYQVFEAQQEQNNVVESSIVALDVPELLVGQTISSAFTTEGNQQWFRIPVTAGQNLRVTLDREGALGRTELFVGHEYAPNRDSFDIASNRFGGPDANLDIGNAAAGNYYVLAQETSFTEGPIAFELSAELLDFAVDHVNPTRGGNTGNVTVKIAGNAIPSDTTAQLIDARGHVIDSVATHWIDSSQIMATFDLSAAMSGPAELKLISGGIEKELADAFTVQDGGDAGYFSRITGPSFMRVDRQNEFTVTWGNRGTVDAPVHLAYFETTGVSSLSLTPGGPQIDGGHMFLAMSPDSLASVIPPGNEQSFKVYASTSEPGDFSLRLRTIPITATELLAVQIDWDRISSVAKPPSLTELHWSQLFEQLRAQLGATWASMLQIVADNSLQILQQPAGTVATLKPGIDLRPGLLVEIGKAYEALGWTPTDTALGQLADRVAGEAASRPGQVRGLVVTLQDYKGKEPNLLSTKKDMSNIRSFFRSTPEISESNFQFYSDALSAPPPRETTITAQQLEAAVKSLADSSQTDDQLLLFFSMHGVDQADPNNRSSGLVTNSGTFFYEDLLKSLAGAKAKNIVIVVDACYAHALIRRLEYYTDVPEDVEKRITIVTASDQGQMSQSRTGTGGFFTSKFLEELLDLENDRASRGGNSDGRVSVKEALKGVGKNVGGWFAPYQNPKINADAPDVVLYDPAGESKDEIEDELEDDAPTLFERITGGNIEFRGQSGRPRDPNDKASSTINDETMGWISSNQPITYTIHFENLPDPNLPPELTLPAQEVVVTDHLSTNLDWSSLELGSIGFGDTVVPLEAGQSSYQGNTSVSADPYPVHINVDFDTETGLLTWRMQSFDEQTQLYPADPFAGFLPVNDASRQGEGFVTFTIRPKQTLVDRDQIQNTAAIVFDTNDPIITNTVTNTVDDVGPESSVSVLPEAFGTASFTVQWGGSDVGDGSGIATYDIYVSQNDGPFEPLWMSSTETSRTFTGESGNTYGFASVAQDRVGNVEVAPTNADARTLVMIGAWRNPTNPFDVDNSGDVTAYDALLVINELSDSLVHDRETELLIPLRPEGYHDRYYDVEPDGKLTALDALRVINELSIPLVDPSQVSAESVALATVAGILTPTVDRRIDVKRSESSIAEIPRVASWQLSSEWQRYTKTTRDRLFERAPLMESKSESETEQPVFDEMLSTLAKDVSQHWFSELSTT from the coding sequence ATGCTGCAAGAACACCTCGAAGAACGCGCACTGCTTGCAAGTTGGTCGGGAACACTGACCTCAGACACCACGTGGACCAATGGCGAGGTTCATCAAATTACCGACGACCTCCAAGTGGCAGCAGACGTAACGCTGACCATCGCGCCCGGCGCCATCGTCAAGTTCCGGCATGCCAACGTCGAGCTGTTTGTTGACGGAACGCTTCATGCCGAGGGGACGCCAACCGCACCAATTGTCTTCACATCAATCCATGACGATGTCGGCGAAGATACGAACGCCAATGGAAATGAGACGGCGCCTGCGGCAGGCAATTGGGCAAGAATTGTCGTCAACGGGTCTGCAGTCATCTCAAATACCGACGTTCGATACGGTGGATATTACTATGGTGCGATGGTGCTTGGCAAGAATGGTGATTTGACCTTATCCAGCAGCTCGCTCAGCCACAGTGCCTTCGATGCACTACGTTTGGAAGGCACCGACGCGACGTTAGTCAACAATTCCTTTACGGCCAATGCCGATGCTGCGATAAGTATGGACTTGAATTCAAATCCGACCATGAACGGCGTTGCACTGACCGCGAACGGCATCAATGGATTGCAAGTCGATGCGGGGGTATTGAAAAGAAGCTTGGCGTGGGACGATCCGGACATCGTCTATTGGCTCGATGATGACATCTCCGTCCCCGTCGGCATGTCGTTAGAGATCGGCGCAGGGCAAATTGTCAAACCGTCCAACGCCAATGCCGAATTGCATGTCAATGGACGATTGGCGATCAACGGAACCGAGGCGGCACCGGTCGTCTTCACCTCGTTTGCCGATGACTCTCGCGGCGGCGATACCAATGGTGACGGCGACACCTCGGTGCCGGCGCCTGGCAACTGGGCTCGGATTCAAGTGCTTGATGAAAGTGCCGGCAACACCGTCAACTACTTCGAGGCTCACTATGGTGGCTACTATTACGGGCATGCTTTGCGAGCGGTCCAAACCGGGCTCATGATCTCCAACAGCACCTTTACCCGTTCGCAACACGATGCAGTACGACTAGAAGGCACCGACGCAACGTTGACCAACAATGCCTTCACGACGAATGCCGATGCCGCGATGAGTATGGACTTGAATTCAAATCCGACCATCAACGGCGTTGCACTGACCGTAAACGGCATCAATGGATTGCAAGTCGATGCGGGGGTATTGAAAAGAAGCTTGGCGTGGGACGATCCGGACATCGTCTATTGGCTCGATGATGACATCTCCGTTCCCGTCGGCATGTCGCTAGAGATCGGCGCGGGACAGATCGTCAAGCCGTCCAATGCCAATGCCGAATTGCATGTCAATGGAAGTTTGGCGATCAACGGAACCGAGGCGGCACCGGTCGTCTTCACCTCGTTTGCCGATGACACTCGTGGCGGCGATACCAACGGAGACGGCGACACGTCGGCACCGGCGCCCGGCAACTGGGCTCGGATTCAAATGCTTGATGAAAGTGCCGGCAACACCCTCAACTACTTCGAGGCTCACTATGGTGGCTACTATTACGGGCATACGCTGCGAGCGGCAGCAACCGATCTGGCGATCTCCAACAGCACCTTTACCACTTCACAATCTGGTGCGGTGCGACTGGAAGCGACCGACGCGATTCTGAACAGCAATGCCTTTCTCGATAATGGCGACGCTGCGGTCAGCATGGATCTCAGTTCAAACCCCGATATTGACGGGGTGACGCTTTCGGGAAATCGGATCAACGGGCTGCAGGTGAACGGCGGATCGCTGACGAAGGATCTCGTTTGGGACGATCCGGACATCGTCTATTGGCTCGATAATGATATCTTCGTCCCGGTTGGCATGTCGCTAGAGATCGGCGCGGGCCAAATCGTCAAACCGTCCAATGCCAATGTCGAACTGCATGTCAATGGAAGCTTGGCGATCAACGGAACCGAGGCGGCACCGGTCGTCTTCACCTCGTTTGCCGATGACTCTCGCGGCGGCGATACCAATGGAGACGGCGACGCGTCGGCACCGGCGCCCGGCAACTGGGCTCGGATCGATATTCGCTCGGGGAGCGGCGACCATGTGATTGATAATGCGGTGTTCGAATATGGAGGCTACTATTACGGCGGGATGTTGACCATCGACAACGCATCCGTTGAGGTGAGTCGGTCGTGGTTGAGCCATTCTGCATCCGATGCCGTTCGCTCGAGTGGCGGAGCGAGTGCCGAACTGACCAACAATGTCCTGGTCAACAACACGAACCGAGGGATCCTCGCTACCTCTCAGTCTCATATCAAAGCGATCAACAACACCCTTGACGGCAATTCTTATGGAGCGGTTTCAAGTGAAACGGGCAGCAGTATCGAACTCTTCAATAATGTGATCACTTACCATCGCGTTTGCGGGGTTGCGGTTGATTCAGGTGCTGGTGTGGTGATGGCGTACAACAACATTTACAATCCTGCCTCAACCAACGTGATTGGCGCCGAGGATCCGATCGACGTGAACGGCAATCTCTCACGCGACCCACTCTTTTTTAGCCGCGGTCGCACGGGGGACTATCGGCCATTTGCGGGATCCCCCCTGATCGATGCTGGTCTCAGCACTGGAAATGCCTTTGGGGTCACTCCACCGGCAACCGACCATTCTGGCAATCCACGTTACGATGATCCTGGAATCGAGCCGAATGTTGGTGAAGGGCTCGTAAAGTACTATGACATTGGCGCGTTCGAGCGACAGATGGTCTCTGACCCAGAGGCTGATTTACAGATCCAGCTGATGGCAGCACCCTCTAACGTTATGTCCGGTGAAGAAGTTACGTTGACGTGGAAGGTATCCAATCTTGGCCCCAATACGGTCACGCATTCTTGGATCGATTCGATCGACTTGATCGGTACCCCAACCGGTCAACCGGCCCGCCGGGTGCTGGAAGTTGTGCACGCCGATGGGCTTGGCGTTGGCCAGAGCTATACGAAACAGGCCACCATCATGGTGCCGGGCTTCTGGTCGGGTGACTACATTTGGAGAGTATCCACCGACGCGAGGTATCAGGTATTTGAGGCGCAACAAGAACAGAACAATGTTGTGGAATCATCGATCGTCGCACTCGACGTTCCCGAGTTGCTCGTAGGGCAAACGATATCCTCAGCCTTCACGACGGAAGGGAATCAACAGTGGTTCCGCATTCCCGTGACCGCCGGCCAGAACCTACGTGTGACGCTCGATCGAGAGGGAGCCTTGGGGAGGACGGAACTGTTCGTTGGGCATGAATATGCGCCGAATCGTGACAGTTTCGATATCGCTAGCAATCGCTTTGGAGGGCCGGATGCAAATCTTGATATTGGAAACGCAGCTGCTGGCAATTATTACGTTTTAGCACAAGAGACATCGTTTACCGAGGGTCCCATTGCGTTTGAACTCTCGGCGGAATTACTCGACTTTGCCGTGGATCATGTGAACCCCACCCGCGGTGGCAATACGGGAAACGTTACCGTCAAAATCGCGGGGAACGCAATCCCGAGTGATACGACGGCGCAATTGATCGATGCCCGCGGTCACGTCATCGATTCGGTCGCCACTCATTGGATCGACTCCTCTCAGATCATGGCGACCTTTGATCTCAGTGCCGCGATGTCCGGTCCTGCCGAATTGAAGTTGATCAGCGGCGGCATTGAAAAAGAGTTGGCAGACGCGTTCACGGTACAAGATGGAGGCGACGCTGGCTATTTCTCGCGAATCACCGGCCCCAGCTTCATGCGAGTCGACCGCCAGAATGAATTCACTGTGACATGGGGCAATCGTGGAACCGTTGACGCCCCTGTCCATTTGGCGTACTTCGAGACGACAGGCGTCTCCAGCCTAAGCCTGACTCCGGGCGGCCCGCAAATTGACGGCGGCCACATGTTTTTGGCGATGTCGCCAGATTCCTTAGCCTCAGTGATCCCACCAGGAAACGAACAGTCATTCAAAGTCTATGCCTCAACCAGTGAGCCAGGTGATTTTAGTCTTCGACTTCGAACGATCCCCATCACCGCGACGGAGCTTCTCGCAGTGCAAATCGATTGGGATCGTATTTCCTCAGTTGCAAAACCACCTTCATTGACGGAGCTGCATTGGAGCCAATTATTTGAACAATTGCGTGCTCAACTCGGAGCAACTTGGGCATCAATGCTTCAGATCGTTGCAGACAACTCCTTGCAGATACTACAGCAACCGGCCGGAACGGTCGCGACTCTGAAGCCGGGGATCGACCTTCGCCCCGGGTTACTTGTGGAGATTGGCAAGGCGTACGAGGCACTCGGTTGGACGCCGACCGATACCGCTCTTGGACAACTTGCGGACCGAGTTGCTGGCGAGGCAGCCTCACGACCGGGCCAAGTACGTGGGCTTGTGGTAACGCTGCAGGATTACAAGGGAAAAGAGCCGAACTTGCTGAGCACAAAGAAGGACATGTCCAACATCCGTAGCTTCTTTCGGTCCACACCGGAAATCTCGGAAAGCAACTTCCAGTTCTATTCGGATGCCTTATCGGCTCCACCACCACGCGAGACGACCATCACAGCTCAACAGTTGGAGGCAGCCGTCAAGTCGCTTGCCGACAGCAGCCAAACCGACGATCAACTGCTTCTGTTCTTCAGCATGCACGGCGTGGACCAAGCCGACCCCAACAACCGCAGCAGCGGTCTGGTGACGAATAGCGGAACCTTCTTTTATGAAGACCTGCTAAAAAGCCTGGCTGGGGCCAAGGCAAAGAACATTGTCATCGTCGTGGACGCATGCTACGCACACGCGCTGATTCGTCGCTTGGAGTATTACACGGACGTGCCCGAAGACGTCGAGAAGCGAATCACAATTGTCACCGCGAGTGACCAGGGACAGATGTCACAATCGCGTACGGGAACCGGTGGATTCTTCACCAGTAAGTTCTTAGAGGAGCTTCTGGATCTTGAAAATGATCGGGCCAGCCGCGGAGGAAATTCAGATGGCAGGGTCTCCGTGAAAGAAGCGTTGAAAGGCGTTGGCAAGAACGTCGGAGGCTGGTTTGCCCCGTATCAGAACCCCAAAATAAACGCGGACGCGCCAGATGTCGTCCTATACGATCCCGCCGGAGAGTCCAAGGACGAAATCGAGGATGAACTCGAAGACGATGCCCCGACATTGTTTGAGCGAATCACCGGAGGAAACATCGAATTTCGCGGACAATCCGGGCGACCACGCGACCCGAATGATAAGGCATCTTCCACGATCAATGATGAAACGATGGGCTGGATCTCATCGAACCAACCGATCACGTACACCATTCACTTTGAGAACCTTCCTGACCCCAACCTGCCGCCTGAATTGACCCTGCCTGCGCAGGAAGTCGTGGTCACGGATCACTTGTCAACAAACTTGGATTGGTCCAGTTTGGAACTCGGCTCCATCGGATTTGGCGACACGGTGGTCCCTCTCGAAGCGGGGCAATCAAGCTACCAGGGCAATACGTCTGTTTCCGCGGATCCCTACCCCGTACACATCAATGTAGACTTTGATACCGAAACGGGGCTCTTGACTTGGCGGATGCAATCATTTGATGAGCAGACGCAACTCTATCCGGCAGACCCATTTGCCGGTTTTCTTCCGGTCAATGACGCATCACGTCAAGGTGAGGGTTTTGTTACATTTACCATTCGGCCAAAACAAACCCTTGTCGATCGAGATCAAATTCAGAATACAGCAGCCATTGTTTTCGACACCAACGACCCGATCATCACGAACACGGTGACGAATACAGTCGATGATGTCGGGCCGGAGAGTTCTGTTTCGGTGTTGCCCGAGGCATTTGGAACGGCAAGCTTCACCGTACAATGGGGCGGAAGTGACGTCGGAGACGGTTCAGGGATAGCAACGTATGACATCTATGTTTCTCAAAACGATGGACCCTTTGAGCCGCTTTGGATGAGTTCCACCGAGACAAGTCGCACGTTCACCGGCGAGTCGGGTAACACCTATGGTTTTGCAAGTGTTGCCCAAGACCGTGTCGGAAATGTCGAGGTGGCGCCAACGAATGCGGATGCAAGAACGCTCGTGATGATTGGTGCATGGAGAAACCCGACCAATCCCTTCGATGTTGACAACAGCGGTGATGTGACTGCCTATGACGCACTCCTCGTCATTAACGAGTTGTCGGACAGTCTCGTTCACGACCGTGAAACGGAACTTCTCATACCGCTTCGTCCCGAAGGCTATCACGATCGTTACTACGACGTGGAACCCGATGGAAAGTTGACGGCGCTGGATGCACTTCGTGTAATCAACGAGCTTTCCATTCCACTCGTCGATCCGTCCCAAGTCTCAGCAGAATCGGTCGCTCTTGCCACAGTTGCGGGAATCCTGACACCTACGGTTGATCGCCGGATCGACGTCAAGAGGTCAGAGTCGTCTATCGCGGAAATCCCTCGTGTCGCGAGCTGGCAACTTTCTAGCGAATGGCAACGTTACACGAAGACTACGCGGGATCGATTGTTCGAACGGGCCCCACTAATGGAAAGCAAGAGCGAGAGCGAGACGGAACAGCCCGTCTTCGACGAAATGCTCTCGACTTTGGCAAAGGACGTCTCCCAACACTGGTTTTCTGAACTCTCTACAACTTAG
- a CDS encoding alpha/beta fold hydrolase: MLNKYFNCFFAGVAFFSVPSFVGAGERVPAGRAFEIPEGPEVLVDDWHGYRRHSFVVDGCPAFVVEPKEPMLGNPWIWSMMFPDSFYRRVPAHALLGKGFYYAYIDTQNRFGCPDALEHCDAFYAFLTDRGLSKRVTLSALSRGGLYAYGWARQNAEKTLCIYADAAVCDFKSWPGGKMGKGMGNKQNWEELKKCYRFPGDAEALAWPHNPVDSLQPLADAKIPLIHVTGDSDRTVPMEENTEIVQRRYEALGGDITVFRKPGGDHHPHGLDDPAPVIELILHHYEHERKNATPRSSSKE; this comes from the coding sequence ATGCTTAACAAGTATTTCAACTGCTTCTTTGCCGGGGTGGCGTTCTTTTCGGTTCCGTCGTTTGTGGGGGCGGGTGAACGTGTGCCGGCCGGTAGGGCGTTTGAAATCCCAGAAGGGCCCGAGGTTTTGGTAGACGATTGGCATGGTTATCGACGTCACTCGTTTGTGGTTGACGGATGTCCGGCATTTGTTGTTGAGCCAAAGGAACCAATGCTGGGCAATCCGTGGATCTGGTCGATGATGTTTCCAGATAGTTTTTACAGACGGGTACCGGCACATGCGTTGTTGGGCAAAGGGTTCTATTACGCATACATCGACACCCAAAACCGTTTCGGGTGTCCCGATGCCCTTGAACATTGCGATGCCTTCTATGCTTTCTTGACCGACCGTGGTCTCTCAAAACGTGTCACGCTCAGCGCCCTCAGCCGAGGTGGACTCTATGCTTATGGCTGGGCGAGACAAAACGCGGAGAAGACCCTTTGCATCTATGCCGACGCTGCGGTGTGCGATTTCAAAAGCTGGCCTGGCGGCAAAATGGGCAAAGGCATGGGCAACAAGCAGAACTGGGAGGAGCTAAAGAAGTGCTATCGTTTCCCGGGCGATGCCGAAGCACTGGCCTGGCCACATAACCCCGTCGACAGCCTGCAACCACTGGCCGATGCGAAGATTCCGCTGATTCATGTGACTGGCGATTCCGACCGGACGGTTCCGATGGAAGAAAACACCGAGATCGTCCAGCGGCGGTATGAAGCTCTCGGCGGTGATATCACCGTGTTTCGAAAACCGGGTGGCGATCATCACCCGCATGGACTCGATGACCCTGCGCCGGTCATCGAATTGATTTTGCACCACTACGAGCACGAACGCAAGAATGCGACGCCGAGAAGCTCTTCCAAAGAGTGA